One Ricinus communis isolate WT05 ecotype wild-type chromosome 1, ASM1957865v1, whole genome shotgun sequence DNA window includes the following coding sequences:
- the LOC125369779 gene encoding uncharacterized protein LOC125369779, translated as MPVHVANISCEFCDGPHYSVNCTVGGMFASSSSTFPFVSIVSSNVEQDEPAKEGPEPEVVEIERKKEDRQKSPVRVYQPPVSYPTRLRQDKVDKQYRLHESKPTRMSIQLADRTVKIPRGVVEHVALAENEEELSNEQVLEQLAILLASELSLSTDSYLFLDKYGVQKVKTSFEDPPVLELKELPSHLIYAFLGEEKRLPVIIAADLTPEEQAMLLEVIRKYKKAFAFKIADIPGINPSFYFHKISLEDSFRPVVQPQRRLNPNMKEVVKKEVIKLLDTGLIYPMSNSSWVSPVQVVPKKGGMMVVRNEKDELIPTRMVTGFRVCIDYRRLNDATRKDHFPLPFIDKMIERLVGHMFYCYLDGFSGYFRFLLHLRTKRRLLSPAPIREGA; from the exons ATGCCGGTTCATGTAGCGAACATTAGCTGCGAGTTTTGTGATGGCCCGCACTACAGTGTGAACTGTACTGtaggaggtatgtttgcttcatcttcttctacttTTCCATTTGTTTCTATTGTGTCTTCTAATGTTgagcag GATGAGCCAGCTAAGGAAGGACCAGAGCCTGAGGTGGTGGAGATTGAgaggaagaaagaagacaGGCAAAAGAGCCCTGTGCGGGTGTATCAGCCCCCGGTTTCATATCCTACGAGGTTGAGGCAGGATAAGGTGGACAAGCAATaca GGTTGCATGAATCcaagcctactaggatgagcattcaGTTAGCTGATAGGACTGTTAAGATTCCTAGAGGTGTTGTTGAGCAT GTAGCACTAGCTGAGaatgaggaggagttgtccaacgagcaagtgttggagcaactcgCTATTTTATTGGCTTCTGAGCTGAGCTTGTCAACTgattcttatctttttcttgacaagTATGGAGTGCAGAAGGTAAAGACCTCATTCGAGGACCCACCGGTCCTAGAATTGAAAGAGTTACCGAGCCACTTGATTTATGCCTTCTTGGGTGAAGAGAAGCGCTTGCCAGTGATCATAGCAGCTGATCTGACCCCCGAAGAACAAGCCATGCTTTTGGAAGTTATAAGGAAGTACAAAAAGGCCTTTGCCTTCAAGATAGCTGACATCCCAggcataaatccaagtttTTACTTTCATAAGATTTCGTTGGAGGACAGTTTTAGGCCGGTTGTTCAGCCTCAAAGACGACTCAACccgaacatgaaagaagtggtgaagaaggaggtaattaaacttcttgatacAGGTTTGATATATCCCATGTCTAACAGTTCGTGGGTGAGTCCTGTGCAGGTTGTGcccaagaaaggaggcatgatggtggtaaggaatgagaaggatgagttGATCCCGACTCGGATGGTAACAGGCTtccgagtttgcattgattacaggaggcttaatgatgcaactcgaaAGGATCatttccctcttcctttcattgataaGATGATTGAGCGTTTGGTAGgtcacatgttttattgttatCTTGATGGTTTTTCAGGTTACTTCAGATTCCTATTACACttgaggaccaagagaagactactTTCACCTGCCCCAATTAGAGAAGGTGCTTAA